GAATTCTTTGAGCTGAGATGCTGTACAAACATCCTAGTTTGCACCTTCAGTGTAAAGTGGTGATTTCCAGGCTAAGCCAAGGTGCTTGTACGAACTGTGTAAGTGAGCTTGGCTTCAAAGCATAAACAAACACGTGTCTGAAGGTTTTTCTGTATACATACTGGAATGCACATTAGGGTTGGGTAATAACACTCGTCAGAATACAGGTGAAAGTTGGTATATAGCCATATTCTGAAATTTTTATGGACACAGTTTCTAACACTAGAAGTTCTTGAAAATCTGCTTACATAGTTTCAGTTCTGCTATTGTATTTCACCATGCAACACCAGCAATGGGAATACTATAACAAAAACCTTACAGCCTCAGACAGAAGCATCCCATGGGCAGGAACATTTTTGTCCATAATTTACCATGCAAATTACACCACTGTAGACGTAAGACTAAGATCACGCTTCAAGCTTGTTAACAGTATCAGGGAGCTATATTTTTTGCTAATATTCATGGCATCTTAACTTTTACCTGTGGCTAGCTGGTCTCTTACTTTCATTCTGTGTTTTCCAACTCCCATCTGTATAGTACTACCTACCAAATGTGTAACTCATCACGAATCCAGGCAACTCCCAAACTATATCACTGTGAAATTCAACCAGCACAAAGTTCCCAGTGGAAGTAAAGTTTGCAACCTTCTCTGTCCCACAATAAGGGCCAACTGCAGGTGATGTAGGTCGGCTTCCATCATGTATGAGCAAGTAGTCATAGATGCATCTGTCACTGTCTTCCAGCTCAAAGGATAACATTTTGAGAGATATCTGAAGAAAATACAACCAAAGCACTTTGCTTCCAAGTTGTATCCTTTTTTCTTACCCCTTGTATGTAGCAAGCACAAATAGTCTAAATTCCTTACATGCAGGCGCCGTTTTTTATTCCGTGTTTGCACCACATCCTGATTCCCATATTGTAATGCAAATTAGTAGCAAATTATTTGCTTAGTTCATCAGCATTTGGATTGGAAGGAGAAGCAAGGGACAAGATTGATCTTGTACActttaaattcttttctctaGAGAAATATAAAAACAGCACCTGTGCAATGTTTCGGTTTTCTAGTGGGAACCTTACCTAGGGATTATTCTTAACAAAGCCTACTGGTACAAGATAAATTTGTAAGAGTTCACATGCATGTGTAAAGGTTTTCCCTTGCTGAACACCTCAGAAACCAAGATCCAGCGCAAGTTTTTAAACTGGATTTTTGTGTTCAGATTTTTACTCTGAGATGCCTGCTCAAAAAGTGACATTACAGCTGTAATGGCAAAAAAAGATTCCATTGGAGAACACTGATGAAACCCACAAATGAATTCATCTGTGCCTTACCTTGTATCCTACTGGAGAACTAATGACCCAGAAGCATGCTTGGTTTTTGGGGTATTTATTGGGGTAGTTTGGAGAGGTGATGACTCCATTTGAGTCTGTGAAAGTATCTCCACAATTCACTGAGGAGTAAAGGAGAAAACCAGAGAAAGGCATATTAACAAGAGCATTTTGGCAGTAGAAGTGAGCTTGCTTACTGTATATTCTTTCTTCAAGCCAAGAAAAAATTTGCTACCATGAAAAtctactgctgaaatgttttatttctttgcttagTATTTGTATCAGCAGCTGTACTGAAGGAACTAAAAACATGGCTGCTAAATAACCTTTGGAAGACAGGAAACAGCTGCATCTGAAGCTATATCTGTCTTTACAATTGAGCATTACCATATTAGCATACCATTCGAATAGTACTAACTTACTGCgcttttagaaaagaaatacctCAAGTATTTGAGATTGCATTATCAAGCTAGATCTTATCAAGCTAGATCTAATGCTATCTAGATATGACTCCATCAAGACTAATGCAAAGAGTAAGAATGACACATTTCTAAGACTTCTTCAatttatgctttaaaaacatttgcattttgagCTGAAATAAAGCAATAACAAGTTATTTCTAACTGAAAGCATGTTGCAGCACAAAGGAATTTTATCCAGCAGTCCATAATGCCTTTGTATGTTTGTAAAACAGACACTCCTCAAGTGACTACAGTAAGCACTGTGTTTCACATGACATAACAAAAGCCTTTAATTCAGAAAGTGTAAGTTACCCAAGGTTAGCACCTCTCCTGTTGCATAAAATACCACAAAACTTTGAATAACATATTGCCCATATACTGGCTTTATATCTTGGTTGAGATTTCTTGTTGACTTCTGCAGTCCTTGTGCTTTTTGGCTTCACTGTTCCTATTACAGTCGttgcattgtttttatttaaagaaattgttcTAAAGGTGGGAAGAAGCCTAGCAGAGGCTCTCAGAAGAATGTGAGTGGGTTCTCAGGATTACTAACATGAGACCCATGCAACATCCCACTTTCTGTTTCCTGCTAACCTTCTGCCCCATCATTGCCTAGCCTTCTGCATTAGCAATTGCTATGGATTTGTAAagaataacacagaaaaaacctACTCTGGAGTACATGTTTGaaattttcagttcttccaTACAAATACTATTAATGCTGTTCTCCAAGCTCTGTAAAGGAGTGTTCATACCCCTGTTGTAGGAGGCTCTGAATCCTGTGGCTGCAATGCTCTCATCACTTGCAAACTCTACCAGCATTGTTGATCCAGACGTCACTAAGGAGGGCAGTGGCCCCTTCCCACAGTATTTGTCCAGCAAGACAGGGGAATTCTTGCTGTTTCCATTGTAAATTTTTATATAGTCAGAAGAACAGTCTGAGGAGGGTTGGAGATCAAAAGCCTCAAACTGCAGGAAAatcttgagaaacaagaaaacagatgttgCGTTTAATGCTATACACAGGGAAGGATTCAAACCACCTAATTGTTACGAAGTGAACTAGGACTTCGTATTCATTTTACTATCCATGTATCActgaaattttactttctgtatAAAAAAAGCATAGAATTTCACCTAGCTATCCTGTTACTGAGCCCAGTGATTGATGCTTGACTATTGCTTGTCTTTGAAAAGCCATCCAATCTTAACTGGATAAAAATCAAGTTAAATAATGCATCTGATAGTCTTAATAAGTCTTATGAAAATTTTTGAGACTGTCTTTTCATTCACTGTGtaacaaaataaatgtcttgGTCCATGAAAATTACTCCCAGAGGGTAGtcataataatgaaataatgctGTGTAGCTTTGACACTGTGGTTCAAACCTTTTTTCTCCTAATAAAAATTACCTTACTTCGACGGATGCGGATCAACCACAGGCAGTTGCTATTGTTCGGGTATGGGGATGGGTAATTGACAGAGGAGAATGAGCCTTTGGATTTGGGCAACACAGAGCTACAGCAATCTGAAGGGAAGAACCAAACAGTGTTGAAGAGAATGAAAACTGCACAAAAATCTTCCAGAAATGCCTGACAAGTCTCTCCAACTATTTGCATCAGTCAAACttgtaaaagagaaattaattataatGCTTACAATTGTGTTAATGTTCCTAGCGTAAAAGTTATTCAAAACCTGCAAGTGAAATAAAGCTAGTTAAGGTACTTACCTGCTTCAGCTactcatgtatttttaaagacagtagGGCTTCTCTCACGTAttttagtttattaaaaaaggcCTGGATCTTTCATGAACTTCCTTAACCTCAATCACAGGAGTAGTTTCAATGACATCAGTACATCAATTCCCATCAGCAAATGTGCTTGTATTCATAAGTGTATGCAAAAATCAAGCTGGAAAACTAGATTCTGTCAAAGCACAGAGGGATAGTCACTGGGAGAAAACAGTAACAGACAGCACTGAAGTCAAGCTACAGACCTAGTGACTGTCACTGGGAGAAAACAGAGAGCACTGAAGTAAAGCTACAGGCCTAGTGACTGTCACTGGGAGAAAACAATAACAGAGAGCACTGAAGTCAAGCTACAGACCTAGTGACTGGTATACAAAGTCTGATCTCATGTCTTTCATCTTTCCACATGTAGTCTTCATCTATTGCACTATGTGTAACTCCCCAAATTACAAAATACGAATATATGACATCTGAACATATGAACttgacatttttctcttgctctctaCTTCCCCTGAACCAGAccttctgttcattttttttagcCCCTGAGTTTTgtccctttctgttttttttaaatttagcccttttcttccaaaacataCAGGTCTAATTATGAAATTACATCATAATGGTCTTTAAGTGTGATTCATTCCCAGCCCCACTATCAagaataaatataattaaatactTGTTATCACTATCTTTGAGACCATGACAGACAGTTAAATTGTACACTTGTCTTATCTGAACTTAAGAATTTGGGAGGAACCATTCTCAGCAATGATTTCTGTACCTAACTATCCAACAGAAGGAATGCTGTTTCCCACTAATTACTGATGTTTATTTAACTAAGTTCTAACACAAttcagagcagaatttggtACACTAATATTTAGGCCACGTTAATGTTTCTTGCTGTTTTGGTGGAGACTAATTGAATAACATCTCAGAAAAGTCAAATACCATATAAATCAATTAGCCTATGTACTGGGACTCGAGGCAAAAACCATGCATTGCAGAAGCAAGTCTGGTGTTTtacctgtgttttgttttaccTGCGTTTTGTGCATCTCAGCTGAAAAGTTCCTGCTACAGAGGAATGCTAGGTATTTCTAGACCTTAAGATACCACAGTGATGAGTTAAGAAATGGATGGGGCAAGGAAGTAGATAACTATACAAGAAGCCTGCGGAATTCCCCTCAAAGAGTTGTTCTGATCAGCCTAAGTGGCACCCATAGTTACAGCCCAGCAGTCATTTTCTAATCGAAAGAAATCACAAACCAGTTGGCACTGCTGATGCACATGACTCTAAGCTATAAGCATGGCTGAGGATAGCTTACATACTTTGCAACCTTCATAGCTTTCCTGAAATGAGAAGTTGACAGAGGTAGCAACCATGATTTCTCTGATGGGTTTTGCTTATGTCAAAGAGCAGGGACTAGGTGAGGATAATTCAGACTGACAGTGAATTATTGAAAGTAAATTGTCCTTTCCAAGAAGGCAGCAGCTTGGCACAGGGACAGGTCTGTTTCCACACACATACCAGCCCTCTTGTAGGGTGAGGGAGAGATGTATTGAAAGGACTGTGTGCCGAGTTCCTTTCAGGGATGTCCAACAGTGCCTACAGACATCACCTGTATAAGTATTCGCACACCTTTTATCTACAGCACTTACTGCACTTGTAGAGTTTGTTGATTTTAGCTACATCCAAGTTACTCAGCCCTTCTCTCTGCCCAATGGGTATAGAGGGGTCAGGAACTGGTACAATAGTTGGTTTCCCTGGAGTCCTGGAGAAATCATAGCTGTAGAAATAAGGAAATCACATTTCTAGATCACTTCTCTTACACAGTGAAGTTCTCTAACTGCATAATCATATTCATGTACCACATGCACAGAATTTCAATGGAAAAGGGCAAGAAGCTCCTCAGAGACCAGTTTGTCTTCCCTGAAGAGGACCAGCATGGTAGCCATTTTGCgtgcagcagctgaaagcaggaagcaagaaaaagctGCACTGTCCTGCGTGAGGAGAGCTTTTGCCAATGTCCTGGCAAAATGAACTGAATCCCACCTTTATGGTTCCAGAGGTGGAGGAGCAGGAGTAGTTCTGTCTTAGTTACTAATTCTTTATTTGCTATCTGCAATTTCCCGCTTCCTGCTAGACAAGTTTTATTTCATGGTTTTGTTCAGAAGTTGTTACTTGCTAGTGGAAATAAAGGAGAAGGTACATGATACAAGCTTGTACTTTATAAACTAAAATGCAATGTTAGACAGTGTTCCCAGATGAATATGAGGCAGCACACAACATCTTAATGATACAAAGAAATTCCATTATTCTTCTCTCTGTACATAAATATTGTTGTCTATGATCAGCTGTTATTACATTAACGAAATCATTTAGACTTCAGAACTGTTTTACATCAGTGACTCAGTAGAGTTAGACTTTGGACCATAGCCATGTCAAAGGCCTCCAGCAAGAGACAGGAgtacagtgaaagaaaacattgtcttaattttttcttctattcatATTAACTCTGTTTTTCAGGAATCCTGCTGACAAAGGAAGTATGCTCACCCTTAATTACTTCCATTCACTCAATTTTAAGTGAACAGCAAAAGTAATTCCCTGCACAGAGCAATTCCTTCTTCCTAGATCTGAGCAGAAGGTCTGAAAGCTGTTTGCTCCTTTGACAAGGCATCTCAGAAAACAACTTACGCCCCGTAGTGCATCACTGAAGAGTAGTCATAGGGAAGGCCCAGATTTTTGGAATTCACTTTTCCAAAGTTCCCTTGTTCCCCTGTAAGGTAGGAAACCAACATTTCAGCCAGAACAATTATTGCTGCTCTAATAGTACACTGCCTGCTGTCATAATCCTAAGAGTAACTTAGGATACAAATACTAGTTCTCATACTATCTTGGATCTATCAAAACCACCAGAGCCTTTTGAAGCCCATGGGAACACTTTTTAACTCAGTCTAGTAGGTTTCAGAATATAAACCAAATCAAATAAGTCAAAGTTTTGATATAATCAATGAATCCATTCCACTCTTCAAGTAAAGGTATTCATCTGTCCATCTTCATTAGGGTGTCTCCAAGAATGTTTCAGTGCATTATCTTGATCATTATAAGCATCCAACCCATGTCCCCAAAGCTGCATCCATATCTTGAGGGGGAAATCTGGAGGACCACCTAGATCAAAAATTCAGTGGTATGTGTGGGTGACCGCCAACCTGTCTTGCTGAGTCCTTCCACCAAAGGGTTATAAGACCACAAAAGAAATGGATACAGTTTGCCTGTTACTTGCACCAGGGGACATGTTATCAGCCATGTTCTGGCTTTGCCTCTGGTCAAACCCATCAGCAGTGACTACAGGGAAGTGATATGACTCACATGAAGCAAGGGCACTCAGTAAGATCAGCTGGAAACATTCTGCCTGAATATAGCTGCTGATATAGCCCCTCTCCTCTTAGCTGCTGAGCATCTCAtcacttttcatttgtttagCCTTAAAAAGCCCATATGAGGTAAGAAAGTGTTACACTGATACAGGACTGGGGCCCAGAGACACAGACTGGAATTCATGTCACCTAGCTTTATTCCCCCAAGTCAGGCACTGAAGCTATTCACCAAGGCTCCCAGGATAgtcagaggagaggaagagaaagagacacACAGTTGGAGGGAGTTTCATCTGAAGGCAcctatttctctccattgaccGGAGAGCATGAATACAAATTGCACCCTGGGTCTCTTGTCCATGGCAAGACAGGCAAGCAAGCAATgtcagggcagggagctgaATGCAGTCAGCCTGGCCTTGAGGCTAATGCCCTAACCACTGAGCACTCCTTTCCAGTTCAACATCTGTACCTTCATTATTGTAACTAGTGGTTTGTAAACCACAAACCATCTGGACAAGAGTTCAGCATTGGATGCATGTCAGAAAAATCTCTAGAGTCTGCACAACTTGGCTGGCAGACTTGCAATCAGAGCCAGTCTCTTCCAGTAATATCCTTCAACACTGGTCCCAATGAGGGCTAGGAAATGGAAAGAGACACTTCAAAATCCTGAATTATAGAAAGTTTGGGGATAAACATGACTTTGGAGCTTTTCATAGCTCAAAAACTCAGTTAAGGCTCAAAATTATTCTCAACAGCATTGGCTTTCCTGACTCTGTTAGGTTTTTATCTCAGTTCCTCTTATCTGCTATACTGACTTCAGAAAGAATTATCAGCAAGTGCACAGCTTCTTTTGAGGTGATGAACAGAGAACACAGTTCAAATGCACTGAAACATTTGAGCATATGTCTACTGTTTGGCACATCAGTGCTTTGTTGAACTGAtttgctaaaaaagaaaaagtaacagcaGCCTGGCTGGACAGAGGCACTGCCAGAAAACTAGTATCTGCCTCATCACATGCCAGAGAGATTTGGCTGTCCAGACCTGCACACATGTCGGGGCTTAACCCATCTTTTCCACTCTAAAAAAATCTACCTCTGACAAAATCTAAGTGTAATGACTCAGAAGAGCTGAAAAGGCAGCTTTGGCTGAAGACTCTgaatacaggttttttttccccaaaagtttGGGAAAAACAAGCTGAGTTTCAAGTACCTAAGTGGACAGCAACCAATCAGGCTGCATTTTGTCAAAACAAAGAAGTAGAATGGCTTCCAAGGTGAATTGCTGggtgaaaacaaaattcagcaagCATCCACAGTACTTCAGTCCTGgcaagagaaaaacagcttGGTGGGAGAGCTGGAAAGCTGCAAAAGGTCTTGAGGTTTGGTTCTGCACCACTGAGGTCAGGGGGAGCTCTGCCATCAGCACTGTTAACAGCAGCATGTTTTTACAGATGTACACTAACAGTCCTCATGAACATAGCTGTCtgtcttaatttccttttccctgcatatctttgcatttttttccctacagtgCTTGTGCTGCATGCGCTCTGCATTCTAAATCCCTTGTCATGCCAGTCTTCTCAGCCTCCACTCCTGGTGAATGCTGATAAAACACTGAAGATATGCCCCATCTCCTTTGGCATAGTCTTGTCTTCTTcacctcttccccctctctTATCCTTTCATGATACTGTGCCTGAATCAGAGCTTGGTTACATCTGTATCCTTTAGGAATGATGACATCTGAACCTGTGGACTTCCCCCTGCAAAACTAGTGTAAGATTTTATCTGTGTCTAGTATATTTGGTATAACTTCATGTTTTCAACTCCTCTCTCCTAGCACATCTTTTGCTAGTATTTCAAAACTGGCACACCCTTGTTGTACAATGGCAAACAATTTATAGCAAAATTGCACCTTAACACTAGAGCTGAAACCTCAGTGAAGAACAGGACAAATAGAATTTACTTAGGATATCATGGGAATAGCCACAAAAAGTTTGGAGAACAGTGTGTTAGGAATTTGCAATAAAAACAATCAAGTTCCATCTGGAGAAAAAGATAGATATATTTTCAGCTGTGCATGACACTGAAGAGTTGAATATCTTATTTGTTGAAGAGACTTATTAGAATTTGGTATTCAATTGTCCTGCCTCATTTACTATTATTTTCTATAATGAGCTAAGTACACTATTACCTTTTTACAATTGTTGTGGGTTGTCCAACTCTCTCATAGCTGTCAGACAAATGATTCCTTGCATCCTTTCTTCCGCTACTTTCCTTATATGTACcactttctccctttccctgggACCTCCTACCATTCTCTCTActctcccctccccagagcCTGGAGCTCCGTATATGCTCCCGTGTTCCCAGCACACAGATCAAGGGCACATGCCCAAACTATTCATCCTGCGTTCCTTTCCCTAAATAACATTCACTTGTTTTCCCCCTACAGATTTGCCAGTCCTGATTGCTCCCCATAGCTCCTTCTTTTCATGGCAGTGTATATTATTCTCTCCTCAAGGAGGAAATAATTGCAGTCCCTCCTATCACATCATGCCAGGTCCCAGAATTTTGCACATGCTGGTGGTTGCATGTGCTTCCATTCTCTCCGCATTGAGTCCCTTGTTCACCTACATTTTAGGCTACGTGCATTTTACCCACTGCCAGTGCCAAGATGCCTCCCTACGGCCTTGCCTATTTCCATATCTTCCCCTGAAATGGAGTTGCTGTGCAATTCCCCACCATGATCTCTGAATATCATGTTTCTCCCTGCCTCAGCTAAAAGTCCCATAGTCTTGCCT
The Gavia stellata isolate bGavSte3 chromosome 7, bGavSte3.hap2, whole genome shotgun sequence genome window above contains:
- the LOC104251792 gene encoding embryonic protein UVS.2; the encoded protein is MKYFLLPTHLAFLYSFALSKPVQIATRSNDLGSEIAVYEGDILLRRGRRSAINCESCLWPKSQDGLVKVPVNISSDFSVTERSWIADALQEISTLTCVQFVNRTTETDYVYVERGQSCWSYFGKIGGRQAVGLVKNGCMDKGAIQHEMNHALGFIHEQARSDRDRFVKIMWEHIVAGEQGNFGKVNSKNLGLPYDYSSVMHYGAYDFSRTPGKPTIVPVPDPSIPIGQREGLSNLDVAKINKLYKCNCCSSVLPKSKGSFSSVNYPSPYPNNSNCLWLIRIRRSKIFLQFEAFDLQPSSDCSSDYIKIYNGNSKNSPVLLDKYCGKGPLPSLVTSGSTMLVEFASDESIAATGFRASYNRVNCGDTFTDSNGVITSPNYPNKYPKNQACFWVISSPVGYKISLKMLSFELEDSDRCIYDYLLIHDGSRPTSPAVGPYCGTEKVANFTSTGNFVLVEFHSDIVWELPGFVMSYTFGR